GGTCTGTTAATGAATCTGTGGTGGTGTGGCCCAGTACTACTTGCAGAGAGATACGGGGCTATTTATTACTCAGGGTAggcttaaaatacatttaaatcagaTGCATTATATGAGCAGGTTGCTTTTATAATAGGAACCCAAACCGTGGAGCAGCGCGTCAGGGTCAGCTCCTCCTCTTGTTCTGCATCCATGGATGCGCCTGAGTAATGGAACCGGTCTCAGCCTGCTCCGCTGCTGCTGTGATAAATAGTGAACTTGATGCTTTCAGTGCAAACAGCACAAATCAGATCTTGTGGTGTGTTTAGTTCTAATCAGCGCTTTGCATTTAAACCACTCTGGAACACTTCAACCTGCAGTCAGCATCTTAAATCTTCGCTTTGCATCCACTGATGGGTTTGTTGGGGGACATGGGTGCAAACTGAGGATTTACAGTTCCAGTCACAGGTCCACATGCAGTGTTGATGGCACAGCCGGCCCAAGCCACAATGGAACTGAGCTACTGCTTCTGAGCCTGGGCCAGAAGGGGGCCCACCAAGATCACTTATGTTCTAACACATAATAATTGACAAGACTTCAAACTTTAAGAGCATTTGAACTTGTTTAGGGTTCCTTGTACTAATAAATGTACCAGCTGTAGTCAAACAggtataaatattaatattgttcTACATATGGCAACAGTAACAAATATTTGGTTAATTCAGTTAAAATATTACCATGTTCCATGTAAGGCAAGGcacgtttatttataaagcacgtTTCAGTAAGAAAACGATTCAAAGTGCATGCACATACATTCAGCTAAATTAGCCCCTCCTTTCTGGAGGATACATGGCTATCAGCCTAAAGAAGTAGGTCATAAAAATAACCTCACATCTGGAATTTCTTTACTGCTCTTTATTCAATAAACAGTGTGAGTTAAATAGGTTGTGGATCAAGCCAAAAACATATTGTGATTACATTGCTTTAACTGTTAGATTAGAGTATTAAATGTAGGGGATTTGAATCCATAACATGTTGTTAAGCTTGGACAGTTTTAAAGAGATATTAGAGCTTCTGTTTGGGGCCAGGTGAGTGttgggggggaaggggggggggggggggggttagctCCAAGAGGGGCCCCAGCGCAAATTCTGCTTAAAATCCCATACTGTCTGACTCTGTATAGTGTGCATGAACATCATACGAATTTATAAGCTTCTAATACATTATTTTACCTATTAAAGTTTACATTTATTGTGCACTGAAGCACTGTTTAAATTGCCATCTTgtcaaaattatatttattggtTCAATTATATACATACACCACCACATATAAGAGATTAGCTTTTTCTAGCTATCAAAAAGCTTTTAGCATAATTCTGGTCAAAGGTTTCAAATGAACAAGAGATAAGCTCATTTAAATTGTTTGATTCCAGGCgcttcaacattttaaacaaagtgttAATAGGCTTGAGGTTCAGGGTTTAGGGAGGCCATTCAGGAAGCTTAATGTAAGCCTTCGAAAGCCCTCTTTAGTACATTTGGGATCATTACCCTGTTAGAACACCCAACTGTGTATAagttttaaacatctgaatcaAAGTGTCACTCTCAGGTGAAATAAACATGTTCAGGAAAAAATCCAGGAACCACCAAAACTCAAGCTGTTGTCTACAGTAGAGGCAGGTTAACATCAACATGGATTGTTTGTGGGGATCACAAGGAGATGTTGTTTGATCAAAAATTAAGTGTGAAGCACTGTTGAAATTTCCTGCTTCCCACATGAAGAGCAAATGGTTAGGGAGAAAGGCTTCATGATCAGGAGCAATGaccacaatgaaaaaaaatgttagagtTGTCAAACCTTCAGAAATTTTAAGAATTATCAAACGTGGTGGTATTATGCTGAGGGTCTGTTTTGCTGCCAGTGGGATCGATGTTTTGCACAACCTCCATACTCTTAACAGCTTACTCTGAGGTGAACTTGACAACCAGATGAAAGTGGATATAAGTTATTTTGTCTACATAGAGGAACAAGACAAGAATGCTGCACTTTGCCACTCCTCTTCGCCGTATTCATTGAACCTTTGGGTCAGTGGATTCAACAGAGGCCTGACATAACAGGAGTAATGACTTCAAATGGAGAGCAGAAATTAGCCCTGTTCGCAGATGATCTTTTAATAGCTTTAACACAACCTGTTCAAACACTCCCAAAACTGATGACTGGTGGAAGAATATGGCCAGTACTCTGGGTATGagattaatataaataaaattcaggtGTTGTCATTCAATTTTAGCCCAacaaaagaactgaaaaataaatataaatggaaGTGGGGTAATGATTTTATGAAGTATTTGGGGATTAAACTGCACAAAGATAATTCTCAGATGTTTCAGGTTAATTATCAGCCACTAATGTCAAACATAAAATCTGATCTTCATAGATGGAATATAATTCCCTTTTTAAACTTGAGCTCTAGTATAGATTCTAATTTCCAACCCAACAAAAACAATGACAGATTTTAAAGACggtccctttaaaaaaaaaggccttatATGTGCCTCCATTTCTCCACAAGGGGTCATTCAGAAGTCTTGAGGCTTTACAAAATGAGCGTGGTCTAGAAAAAGCTGACTTTTACAGATACCTTGAAGTCAGACATCATTTTAACCAAAATCTGAAACATGCCTTGAGTGGTTGCAGTGTTGGATTTTTAGAGGTCTTCCTATCATTAATGAAATCGGGACAATGTAAAAAGATTATCACACGGAAATGGCTTGTAGAATGGCTTGCTATAGTGCATGAAATGTATATAATGCAAAATATCTTATTTTCTTTCATGATACAAAAGATACATTTTATAGAATTTGGTCAAAGTGGTGTAAGTACGTAAAGCCTGTAAGGTCGGACTTCATGTGAAACCACATCTTCCCACCCACCCATTACTCTTATTGTAGAATACAGTAGGGTGTTCATACCAAGGTATCTGGTTGTCAAGTAAGCCTCTCTACtactttctctgttttctgtttcatttatttctgtttattttttctcaatTATGTTTTCAAGTTTTTCCATTTGTTGGAAcagactgttttaaaatgttaagtcactggcaaaagaaattaaaaaaatctatattttatccaggggtgatgctgaaaaactagtccatgtgtctgttacttcaaggctggactattgtgattctttactatcaggaagtccacaaaatgcaggaAACGTCAGCTGAACCAAAATGCtacagcaagagttctgatgaaaatactctcctattttagcttcccttcattgtcttcctgttaaatcaggaatagaatttaaaattctccttctcacgtatacaAACcttaatcaagctccatcatatatcaaagctctgattaccccgtatgttcctaacagagcacttcgctctcagactgcaggtctgctggtggttcctagagtctctaaaagtagaatgggaggcagatcctttggctatcaggctcctctcctgtggaaccaactcccagttttggtccgtgaggcagacaccctgtctacctTTAAGACTAAtcataaaactttcctttttgacaaagcttatagttagagtaacttaggttaccctgaggtatctctgtagttatgctgctataggctttggctactggagaacatcagggcctatttttctcactctgctgagttctcctactgttctccagtttccattgtttgttatttcaacttttaactttttgttctctgtaatttttctcttcatagtaagtacacctgatctggtgttctgttagccgtgaaatccaggggaggcagatcatgcGCTATTACCAAATAACCTAGAAAGAActcctgctctgtcttctctaacccccagtcggtcgaggtagatgaccgttcacactgagcctggttcttctggaggttttcttccctcttaaaggggagttttcctctccactatcactgcatgcatgctcagtataagggattgctgcaaagccatggacaatacagacgactgtccactctGGCTCgacactctttcaggagtgaatgctgcttgtcaagactcaacgCCATCCgctaggtttccttagataggtaacgttttgaccaatttttatgttttgactttgtaaagtgccttgagatgacgtgttgtgaatggGCACTTGTTACAACCCAACTTGTCTAGGGGGAAAGGGGAAGTAACATTTAGAGCCAACATGAAAAGGTTAGGTAAAAACAATTTATTGTTTAGTTGGCTGGAAATAATAAGTACACTTTCAAAGAGGACAGGAAGtgatctaataaaataaatcccaaaATGATTTAATGCCACAAGAAGTGAAGTGTTGATGCTGGAAAtagcagcaacactgaaataaaccaaaagcaaaacatcaaACTAGTGACACAACCAACATTGGTCAGGTTTAAACAGAGTGTCACGGCAAAACAGCAAACTAGTGACACAGCCTGCAATTGTCAGGTTAACAGAGTGTTACAGCAAAACCTAGCACACAACAAAAACCACCCAGCAGTGAGGCAAGCTGCTCtaaaacacagctgccctgtCTGTGTGGGAGAGCTGGGTTTAAATAAGGAGGGTTCTTCAAAGATTGGTGAGGCAATTAGGTGAGTGTCCAATCCAGAAGGAGGATGATGGTAGCAGGAAgtgactgaacacaaaacaggaAGGACTTCAGGAGGTCTGAAAACTCCCACATTGGCACCAGCTGGCAGGAAACTGGAGCTACACCTGCAAACatattaagaaagaaaaacaaaacagacaagaaggccactggccgtaacagcgctatataaataaaattgatttaaattaaattaactgtTAGGTATGAAATGACCGGTGCAAGGAAACCAACCAGTTTAAATTAACTCTACCAACTCTTTAGTCAAAGAAATCCATTGACCAACCAACATTATGCCAGGAACTTgatgacaacaacaaaatagTGTGGTTTCTCTGGAAACCACACTATTATATACATAAATGTCCACATACAGTGGACATTTATGTATATAACTGAGCTTGAATGCTTAATTTTGAGCCAGGGTAGATTAGAGGAAATTGTCATCAAATGCTAATGTGTGCATCCattactttcttttaaaatcattaacacTGCATTATGTGCTATCACTGCATTACTATAAGATCAAAATGAATGACATTCATTCCAATGACAATAGTAAGTAAACCTTGTAGTTGTAGAAAATACTTTGACCAAAATTGAATGACATAGAGAAAAAGAGATGGATGATTCAAatatcacaataaaatgtagTTTGTGGCACATACAAACACATGTCTGCCATGGGATGTCCAGATCCAAATGGGCTATCTTTAAATTCTCACATGGCTGTCGCTAAAAACCTTCACAAGGCTCTCCAGGCATTCTGAGAGTTATTAGGATGTGTGCTTTTCTTTCAGGATCACCTACAATGTTTAGCAACAGGCAGCATTTACTACAGGACTTTTAAACCTGATCCAAAGCCATCTTTATATATCAGTCATTAAACATGtatctttttaaacttttgcagTGAGGGATTTTAGTAGCCCAGTAAAATCTGAATCTATTATAATCTGAGTAATTCAGGCCATAATTAGCTTTGTGATCAAAAAGAAGGTTGGTCTTGTCTTTTATGTTCAAGAAACAAAATAGTTTTTGCTCATCTCATGTTTACCGCTGAGTCGCCATTCCATAGACAAGATCTTGGGGATAAACATGGTTGCCACAACATGTTATTAAGGGAGAAATATCTGCAAGCAGTTCAGTTGGTACTTGTGTCAAAACCTATCTGAGAAAACATACATATTCTGTAGTAGAAAACTACTGTTCAGTACTGTTCAGTACTGTTCAGtgttagaagaaatcaatgcctggatgtgccaaatttttcttcaattgaataaaaacaaaactgaagttataatctttggaccaatacaGGAGAGAtcaaagttagcacacagcttcagctgcttcagctaggaaccactgatcaggcccgaaatctgggagtagtgatggactcagacctgaacctgcaaaagcatctaaagacaattacaaggtcggctttctatcacctgaagaacatgtccaggattatttttgtttctatattttattcctacttgcttttattctgttttatttttcctatattttaatcatgtaaagcactttgcattgtctctgtactgaattgtgctatacaaataaatttgccttgccttgccttgccttgccttaccttgGCAAATTGATGTACAAAACAAAGGGAAATACCCAATTTCAATAATTCTGATGCATCATTTCTTGTTATTCAATTGCAGCTAAAATTTACTTGCACTGCTTCTTTTTTCAGGAATGTTCACCCTCACAGAAGTAGCATCTCTCAATGACATCCAGCCAACTTATAGGATTCTGAAACCATGGTGGGATGTCTTTATGGATTATCTTGGCATCGTCATGCTGATGTTGGCCATATTCTCTGGAACCATGCAGCTGACCAAGGACCAGGTCGTTTGTCTTCCCATCTTGGAGCAAACACAAGATGTGTCACAGGGCTTCTTGGAAACCCAAACCCCAGAGCCAGGGGATGGTTTCTGGAACAAGGAGAATGCAATTGGAGAGCAAGCTGCACCTCTAATGTCAAAACGGCCTCCTAACGGCATTTTCCCCTCAAATCCTTTTCCACAATCACCTGCATTCATACAGCCACAGCCTAAAGGTGTCAGAACCAAGCTGGATTTTCAGCAGTATGTTTTTGTCAATCAGATGTGCTACCATGTTGCCCTTCCTTGGTATTCTAAATATTTCCCTTACCTTGCTTTAATTCATACTATTGTATTAATGGTCAGCAGCAACTTCTGGTTCAAATACCCAAAGACAAGTTCAAAAGTGGAACATTTTGTTTCCATACTTGGAAAATGCTTTGAGTCACCTTGGACAACCAAAGCCCTTTCTGAGACCGCATGCGAGGACTCAGAGGAGAATAAGCAGAGGTTGGCTGGTGCCTCCACTCTCCTAAAGCATCTGTCCACAAGCAGCGAGGAGGGCAGTCCAAACCAGTCTGCCACAGTGGGAAACAAACCGGGAGTTGCCTTTTCTACCGAAAAGCTTGTGAGTGAAGTTCCTTCCATGACCATACTGGACAAGAAAGACGGCGAGCAGGCCAAGGCCCTGTTTGAGAAGGTCCGGAAATTCCGTGCGCACGTGGAAGACAGTGATTTGATATACAGACTCTATGCCATTCAGACTGTCATCAAAActgtgaaatttattttgatCCTGTGCTACACAATGACATTCGTGGCATCTATAGACTTTGACCATGTGTGCGAGCCAGAAATAAAGCATTTGACTGGATATTCCAAGTTTCACTGCACCCATAACATGGCTTTTATGTTGAAGAAACTCCTTGTCTGTTATATCGCGCTCATATGTGTTTATGGAGTGATCTGCATTTACACATTGTTCTGGCTTTTTCGTCGTCCTCTGAAGGAGTATTCCTTTGAAAAGGTCAGAGAGGAGAGCAGTTTCAGTGACATACCTGATGTTAAGAATGACTTTGCTTTCCTCCTCCACATGGTTGATCAGTATGACTTGTTGTATTCAAAGCGTTTTGGGGTTTTTCTGTCTGAGGTGAGTGAGAACAAACTTCGAGAGATCAGCCTTAATCATGAGTGGACCTTTGAGAAGTTACGGCAACATGTGACCCGCAATCCTCAAGACAAGTTGGAGCTTCATCTTTTCATGCTGTCCGGTTTGCCAGACGCCGTGTTTGAGCTTACAGACTTGGAAATCCTGAAATTAGAATTGATTCCAGAGGCCAAGATAACAGCTAAGATCTCACAAATGATCAATCTTCAGGAGTTGCACTTTTACCACTGTCCAGCCAAAGTTGAGCagactgcttttattttcctctgtgaTCACCTCCGGTGCCTTCATGTCAAGTTCACGGATGTTGCTGAGATCCCTAGCTGGGTGTACTTGTTAAAGAATTTGCGGGAGTTATATTTGGTTGGTAACCTGAACtctgaaaacaacaaactgaTTGGACTTGAGTCTCTGCGAGATCTCCGGCATTTGAAGATTTTGCATCTTAAAAGCAACCTGACAAAGATCCCCACAAACATCACGGACCTCTCGCCGCACCTGGTCAGGTTGGTTATTCACAATGATGGCACTAAGCTCTTAGTGCTAAatactttaaagaaaattattaatCTCGCAGAGCTGGAGTTGCATAACTGTGAGCTGGAGCGCATACCCCATGCCATCTTCAGCTTGAACAACCTTCAGGAACTTGATCTAAAATCAAACAACATCCGTACTATCGAAGAGGTCATCAGCTTCCAGCACCTCAAAAGACTAACTTGTCTCAAACTGTGGTACAACAAAATCATCAGTATTCCATTGTCAATCAGTCATGTGAAAAACCTGGAGTCTCTCTATCTCTCACACAACAAGCTAGAATCTCTGCCCTCTCCGTTATTCACTCTGCTCAAGTTGAGGTACCTTGATCTTAGTCATAATTCAGTAGTGGTAATCCCACCAGAAGTGGGCTTCCTGCAAAACCTCCAACATTTTGCCATCACAGGCAACAAAGTCGAAGTAGTCCCAAAGCAGCTGTTTAAGTGCGTAAAGCTAAGGACATTATGTCTCGGCCACAACTGCATCACCTCAGTACCGGAAAAAATCGGCCACCTCTCACAACTCACACACTTGGAATTGAAGGGAAACTGCCTGGACCGTCTCCCGGTTCAGCTCGGTCATTGCAGCCTGCTTCGCAAGAGCTGTCTGGTCGTAGAGGACCATCTGTTTGACTCCCTTCCTATTGAAGTCAAAGAAAGCATAAATCAGGAAGCTAGTGTTTCCTTTGCAAATGGGTGTAAGTGTTTAATGGAAGGGCGGTAGCCTACTGGCTTTTTATGCGGTTTTGCTTAGTTGTTGTTTCCAGCACACACAATAAATTTTAGTGCACACTGCAGATTAGCATAGCCCAAAGCCTTTACATGTGGTGTCCTGGAGAAAATGTAGTGGATGTCCTGATAGTATTGTGGCCTGTCTCCTGTTTGGatacatcattttatttttctgtttggatCATGTGAAAACACATTGGGAGTTGAAACACTGTTATTTCCAAATCTTCTGCATGACTAAATATATTTAGTGAATCTAGGAAACCTTATAACAAGACACAACTTCCAAACCATATCATTGAGATTTCATTTGGATTCTTTGGGTAGTTATCCTAGTTTCCCTGCtgcttgccttttttttggcatcCAATGTCAAAATGTACTGATGCTCTAAATTTCAGTGAATGCCACATTTTGTTCTGTAAAATTAATTTACCTTGAGGTTTTCCTCTGACTTGCTAACAATAGCTATGTGGTTAACATACCTCAAGTTTCTGAATTACATTTCTAAAGAAATATTAACTGTCTTCCCAAAATGCCATAATTATTTCTTCTGGTATCTTGATAATTTAACAGACCTCTCCACTGTTCTTATATGTAAATTCACTTTTGGACTAAACTCAGTAAACAGTCAGCCAGGGGGGCATTATTGATAGTAGTGTTGATTTTGagtaagggttagggttaaaaaataaaacattttctggtcATTTTCGTGAAGAAACTTTTGATATTACATTACTTGTAACTGCTTGTTTCAAAAGTAATGTGAGttaaaactcaaactttatATGTGGTTCAAGAGAACACGATTAGCCATACTACTAGCCTTCCTTTTAGACTGTCAGCGAGGTATCTCCAACCAGATATTCTTACAGcaccttgcaaatgtattcatactCCTTTAGCCTTTTTCACACAATAACCACAAactttcaatgtattttgtttggGATTGTAAGGGGTAGACCGTCAAGGAGTAGTGGATCATTGTGAAGcgaaagaaaaataatgcatggtttttaaaatgttttattcattaaaatctgaaaagtgttgcaTGCATTTGTATCTAGCCCCTTTAATCCTTTACCCCAGAGCCTTCAAAATAGTAGTAAATAAAGTTCAcctgtgtaaaataaaaagaccaATGAACACATAAAAGCAAGGgtggaaaacacaaaacaatattcCATGCATTGAACATTTCATTGTTCAAAGCATGGGATGGTTACCCACTGGTTTCCATtttagaaatggaaaaaatTAGGGCAACAGCAAACCTATCAAGTTGACCTAAACTGAAAGGTTGGGCCATTAATCAGGATAGCAGAAATGAGGGCCACAAcaactggaggagctgcagagattctcAACTCAGGTGGaataatctgttgacaggacatgTAGCAGGAGTGGACCTCAGAAGTTTGGCTTCAGCAGCGCAGCATTGgtaaattcataaaaaaataaatgaagtccCTTTTGCAGTTTaccacaaaaacattaaaagtagtGAGTTGtatttaagtgaaaaaagttcaagggtaTACATACTTTTGCGAGGTAATGTAACAATCATGAAAGTTCACTTCCATGAAAATACCCATCAACTGCAAACTTGATGGTGGTTTACAAACAACATTCACAAGAACCAAGATATCTGACATTGGCTAAACTTTTGCATTGGCATCCAGCTACAGATGTCTGATAATATTGTCTACTGCAAGTAAGTTATTAACGGCTCATAACCTGCTAACAGAACCTTAGTTTGGCAAATTTAACTCTCCCTTTGTTGAATGAGCTTTTACTCATGGAGCACAAGAAAACAATACCTTCCACTATACGTTTTGTTTTTGACATGAAATCTGTTTTGCCATTACTGTCTGTCATGATATTagtttaattataataataataatttatgtcTCCAGCTACaaggaaatgttttattagttgtacctttgattttttttcaagttatTTTCAATGTCAACAAATGGTTTTGCTGTCTTTTTGAGTATATTGTATAATGTGCAAATTTATCTGCTGCACTTTGCCTGGTTTTGAAACTTGCCACACGAATAAACAGGATCCTATTCTCTACACTTGTCATTATTGAAAGGCTATAAATACAACAGAGCCTCTAATTAAAAACTTAAGTTATTTTCAGTCCGAATTTATGTTTTGTCTTCTGGTTTTAAATCTTAAACTTATAACATCAAATTAAAATGCTTCTGTATTACCAAATTATTCAGAATGGAACTATTAAAATGTGGTCCTTTCTTATCTTGTGTGCTAGAGACAGTGGTAAGAAACGGAGGAAGTTTGTGAATAACACAAACTGCTAAAAATCAATTAAACATTCATTTTGTTTAAAGAGCTATTCTTTTAACATATGTTTTGGCTTCAGAATTTGAAtaggtttattttttgttttagctgctcTAGACCTTGTTTGCATTGCTGCTTTTCTTCAGACAAAGAACTGACATAAAGATCCCATAATTGCAAAACAAGCTCCATTTTTTCTTGTCTCTGACGCTGAAACTCACGGTAACACTGGAATaaaactccccccccccccccccttacccttGAAATCTCCACACCAACATGAACTTAATAAAAAAGATTCCAACACGAATGCAGCCACACAATATTATGAAAGACGAAAAACCTAAACAAATATCTTAGGTTGTGCTGCCCTCGAGTGGAAATTTGATGCTAGTGCAAGTGGGATTTAACCCACTGATACGGACATGCAGTTTTACCTAAGTTACTCAAATCctactgttttttaaaataaattacgcAAGAACAGCTTCATTAAACTAATACAACATATTCCACACTAAAGTCTACTTAAACTACATAATGATTCCTACCCCTGAACAGAATTACTCATAAGAGCAGATAATGAGAGCTAACAGACCAGGTGTGGCCACCAATCAGGGGCTACTTTTGTTGCATCAGGTGTGCTTGAGATGGAACAAACCAAATACCTAGACTGTCGATGGTAAAAAGGTAATTCTAACATTCAAGACAGAAGATGAGCACATCACTATGGAACCTGTAATATGTTTGTCAAAATAGCCCAGGGAAATAGAGAAAGTGCTTTGGCCCATGATATGACGTGGAAAGAGGGAATATTGATTAAACTAAGGAAAATGGTAGTTGGTGGAAGAATATATCCCTGGttgaaaaacatgttaattGCCAGAGTAATATTGGTAAGAGTTAGAAAGGCTCTTACAGGAAAACATGGCATCAAAACTCGGACACCACAAAGTGCTATTATAAGtccttttattttcaattatgataaattatgcatttaaaGAAATGGTCAACCAGCCATTTGAACATTTCATGAAATGAAATTATCTCTGTTTGCAGATAATGGGGCTAACTGGAAGCATGCATAGAATGTTACATTTATTGTTAAGGTACAGAATGCATTTTCTAAGACTGAGCAGTGGTTTTAGAAATGGAGTGTCAAGTTCTcgtttgataaaataaaagtgaTGTTATTTTCAGAGAAAACTAATCAAGACGGAAAACTGATATCATAACCAGGAGCACGAGAGAGTGACACAACGAGGCTATGGTTGGAGGAAAAACTAACCTCGACACTGCATATACAAAGATCATATTCtattaattagaatattactgaaaagttaatatacttcagtaactcaattcactaaggaAAACACACTAAATAGATTAACCCAGGCTGATAATAGATTAGAATAATGTATGTGAcccataaaaaacaatatttttatgtAGAAATGGGAGCTTAATGAATGGTATATGTAATACCGGCGTAcatgttgtttattttcaatAGGTACTTTTATTCTaactcttagaaatgcatattctaatttattgaatatgactataAAACACATGTATTGAGTTGATTAGTTGGGTGTGAATGAGGCTCAGACAGATACTTTAGAGCTAATTTGGAGAAGCCTCATGGGATCTATAGTTGATTCTGGTTGTATGGTTTAGGGATCAGACTCTGACGGGAACCTGGATTCCTGTCAATATAAGGCTTTGTGGTT
The Fundulus heteroclitus isolate FHET01 chromosome 9, MU-UCD_Fhet_4.1, whole genome shotgun sequence genome window above contains:
- the lrrc8db gene encoding leucine rich repeat containing 8 VRAC subunit Db; amino-acid sequence: MFTLTEVASLNDIQPTYRILKPWWDVFMDYLGIVMLMLAIFSGTMQLTKDQVVCLPILEQTQDVSQGFLETQTPEPGDGFWNKENAIGEQAAPLMSKRPPNGIFPSNPFPQSPAFIQPQPKGVRTKLDFQQYVFVNQMCYHVALPWYSKYFPYLALIHTIVLMVSSNFWFKYPKTSSKVEHFVSILGKCFESPWTTKALSETACEDSEENKQRLAGASTLLKHLSTSSEEGSPNQSATVGNKPGVAFSTEKLVSEVPSMTILDKKDGEQAKALFEKVRKFRAHVEDSDLIYRLYAIQTVIKTVKFILILCYTMTFVASIDFDHVCEPEIKHLTGYSKFHCTHNMAFMLKKLLVCYIALICVYGVICIYTLFWLFRRPLKEYSFEKVREESSFSDIPDVKNDFAFLLHMVDQYDLLYSKRFGVFLSEVSENKLREISLNHEWTFEKLRQHVTRNPQDKLELHLFMLSGLPDAVFELTDLEILKLELIPEAKITAKISQMINLQELHFYHCPAKVEQTAFIFLCDHLRCLHVKFTDVAEIPSWVYLLKNLRELYLVGNLNSENNKLIGLESLRDLRHLKILHLKSNLTKIPTNITDLSPHLVRLVIHNDGTKLLVLNTLKKIINLAELELHNCELERIPHAIFSLNNLQELDLKSNNIRTIEEVISFQHLKRLTCLKLWYNKIISIPLSISHVKNLESLYLSHNKLESLPSPLFTLLKLRYLDLSHNSVVVIPPEVGFLQNLQHFAITGNKVEVVPKQLFKCVKLRTLCLGHNCITSVPEKIGHLSQLTHLELKGNCLDRLPVQLGHCSLLRKSCLVVEDHLFDSLPIEVKESINQEASVSFANGCKCLMEGR